Within Paenibacillus albicereus, the genomic segment GCATCAGCGTATTCACGAATGACTTCGGTCTGTTCTCCGATATCTACGAGCAGGTGATGGAAGCTCCTCCGGGAGAGAACGAGGATCTCGTCATCGAAGGCGTCACGGTAAGCGGCTCCGGCGATCTGCCGGCCCAATACCTGGAGCGCATGCGCCAGAAGCCGGAGGTCGTCGTCATGCGCGAGAAGCAGCGTAACATCACGATCCTGCAGCACGGCAATGTGTTCGAGATCTGCATCCCGACGGATGAGGATGAGGAAGCGCCGGCCGTCTAAGCCGGAGCTGACGCCTGCCGATGCGCAGGCGGTTCGATTGCAGCATCAGCCGTCCCTGCCGCCCGGGGACGGCTGTTTTGCGCTTTTTGGGTCATAGACAGATCCGGCG encodes:
- a CDS encoding NAD/NADP transhydrogenase alpha subunit, with amino-acid sequence MKCISVFTNDFGLFSDIYEQVMEAPPGENEDLVIEGVTVSGSGDLPAQYLERMRQKPEVVVMREKQRNITILQHGNVFEICIPTDEDEEAPAV